The stretch of DNA CGGCCGTCGGGCGGCCGAGGTGAGGCGCAATGTAGACACCGAGCACGCAGCCGAAATCTACGCCCAACCCGTCAGGCAGGCAACCGCAGCCCAGTTAACGTGACAATACCCTGCAGGTTGCTCGGCAACAAACGAGCCTCCGATCGTAGCGCCGGTCGACCCGAAGAGGCCGACAATCGTTGTGGCGCCAGGCAGGATCCCTGCGACGAGCACGACATACATCAGTCGCCGCGCGAAATCGTTGAGTTCTCCGCCGAAGATCAGCATGCCGCCGGCAATCGCGACGGCCGCCAATGCGATGTAGCCGGCGACCGGTCCCGTGATCGACTGCTGGATCTGCTCGAGCGGGCCCTCCCAAGGCAGGCTCCCGCCTGAACCGGCGAATGCAGGCCCAGCAAGTGAGACGCAAATCAATGCGCCGATAGTTCCCAAACGGAGATAGCGATTATGCAGCATGACTGTCCTCATCGATCTGCGGAGAGTGTTCTGTCTGGTAGCGCGAGCCGTTGAACCCCTCGACGTGGAGTACCTCCCGCACCCGTCGTCCCCGCCCTGCGCGCTCGATCGAGATCACAAGATCGACCGCTTCGCCGATCACGGCTTGCATTGGCTGTTGGCTAGCTTCCGACGTCAGTTGCTCGAGGCGCCGAAGCGCCGACATTGCGGTATTGGAATCGATGGTCGTGACGCCGCCGGGATGTCCTGTGTTCCAGGCTTTCAGCAGGGTCAGCGCCGCGCCGTCGCGGACCTCACCAACGATGATGCGATCGGGACGCAGACGCATCGTGCTTTTCAGCAGCCTGGCCATATCGACCGCGCCGCTCGTGTGAAGGCAGACGGCATTCTCCGCTGCGCATTGGATCTCGGACGTATCTCGAGGATCACCATCCTGTCTTCCGGGGCTGCCGAGACGATTTCGGCGATGACTGCGTTTGCAAGGGTTGTTTTGCCTGAGCCCGTGCCGCCAGCGATGACGATGTTCAGGCGATTGGTGATGGCACTGCGAATGATCGAGGCTTGCGCTTCGGTCATGATCTTGGTGGTCACGTCGTCGTCGAGTGGAATGAGCTGCGAAGCACGCCTTCGGATAGTAAACGTCGGCGAGTTGACGACGGGAGGCAGAAGCCCTTCGAAGCGATGGCCGCCAATCGGTAGTTCACCAGAGATAATAGGCCGTTCTCCATCGGCTTCGGACTGGAGAGCGTGCGCCACCGATCCGATAACGATCTCGGCTGCGGTAGCCTGCATTTCGCCGGCTGGCGCAACGCCGTGACCCAAGCGCTCGATGAAGAGCTTACCATCTGGGTTGAGCATGATCTCGACGACTGTCGGGTCTTCAAGGGCAATGCAAAGGCGCTCGCCGAGTGCGTCCTGGAGTTTGCGGACAAGGCGGGAGTGCGACTGAAGCATGGGGAAGATCGTCTCCTCGTTTGAGTGCGTGAGGAGACAGACCCCGGTGGCCGCGCGAAGTCTATGCGCAATTTTGCACC from Rhizobium sp. 007 encodes:
- a CDS encoding TrbC/VirB2 family protein, with amino-acid sequence MLHNRYLRLGTIGALICVSLAGPAFAGSGGSLPWEGPLEQIQQSITGPVAGYIALAAVAIAGGMLIFGGELNDFARRLMYVVLVAGILPGATTIVGLFGSTGATIGGSFVAEQPAGYCHVNWAAVACLTGWA